The following are encoded together in the Equus quagga isolate Etosha38 chromosome 1, UCLA_HA_Equagga_1.0, whole genome shotgun sequence genome:
- the MST1R gene encoding macrophage-stimulating protein receptor isoform X8 → MTLLPPPSQPTLLLLPLLLPTLPATGGSWQCPRTPYAASRDFDVKYVVPSFLAGGPIQALTTYDGAGEGSAVFVATRNRLHVLGPGLQPVESLVTGPAGAPGCQTCAACGPGLHGPPGDTDAQVLVLEPALPALVSCGSSLHGRCFLHELELHGTVVHLAPPACLFSAHQNRPEDCPDCVASPLGTLVTVVEQGHASYFYVASSLNTTVAASFSPRSVSIRRLKADASGFAPGFPALSVLPSHLTSYHIEYVYSFHSGTFVYFLTVQPANVAAAPGALHTRLARLSAAETDLGDYRELILDCHYEPKRRRRGAPEGGQPYPVLRAAHTAPVGGQLAAELSIAESQEVLFGVFGASRDSSPGVSPNSVVCAFPIDLMDTLIDQGVERCCESSVHPGLRRGLDFFQLPSLCPNPPGLEAPSPNASCYHFPLLVSGSLLRVDLFNGLLGPVQVTALHVTRLDNVTVAHMGTADGRILQVELARSFNFLLYVSNFSLGSNGQPIQRDVSRLGDHLLFASGDQVFQVPIQGPGCRHFLTCWRCLRAQRFMGCGWCGGMCGRQKECPGSWQQDYCPPELTEFYPHSGPLRGSTKLTLCGSNFYLYPAGLVPEGTHRVTVGESPCRVLAKDSSNLSPVPRKDFVEELECELKPLSTQAAGPANISLTVTNMPRGKHFWVDGTSMLQGFSFLEPVLRAVQPLFGPKAGGTCLTLKGQDLSAGTSQAVLVNGTECLLKQVTEGQLLCITPPGAAVASVPIQLQVGGAEVPGSWTFHYQEDPVILGISPNCGYTGSRVTIRGQHLTSVWHLVLSFQDGLRAVENRQCEGQLPEQHWCRLPEYVVRGPQGWVTGNLSAWGDGAPAFTLPGFRFLPPPHPPSTKLAPLKPEEHAIKFEYIGLGSVADCVDVNVTVGGESCQHELRGDVVICPLPPSLQLGKDGTPLQVCVNGECHILGRVVQQARQRFPQRTLLGVLLALLLLVATALVFNYRRKKQLAPAIDGLDSTTRVHRASFSDSRDGSCIPLLQTESIQLGDLDSSLLAEVKDVLIPHEHVVTHSNQVIGKGHFGVVYHGEYTDKAQNRIHCAVKSLSRITEVQEVEAFLREGLLMRGLHHPNVLALIGIVLPPEGLPCVLLPFMRHGDLLRFIRSPQRNPTVKDLISFGLQVAHGMEYLAEQKFVHRDLAARNCMLDESFTVKVADFGLARYVLDKEYYSVRQHRHARLPVKWMALESLQTYKFTTKSDVWSFGVLLWELLTRGAPPYPNIDPFDLTHFLAQGRRLPQPEYCPNSLYAVMERCWAEDPAARPTFRMLTGEVERVVAALYGDHYVQLPTAYVNLGPGALNEVNMPLEQSPSPPMRRSMGQSRPLLEPPRPT, encoded by the exons ATGACGCTCCTCCCGCCGCCGTCTCAGCCCACcctgttgctgctgccgcttctgctgccgaCCTTGCCGGCGACGGGTGGGTCCTGGCAGTGCCCGCGCACCCCCTACGCCGCCTCCCGCGACTTTGATGTGAAGTACGTGGTCCCCAGCTTCTTGGCCGGCGGCCCGATACAGGCTCTGACGACCTACGATGGCGCTGGGGAAGGGAGTGCCGTGTTTGTGGCCACACGCAATCGCCTGCACGTGCTTGGGCCTGGTCTGCAGCCAGTCGAGAGCCTGGTCACGGGCCCTGCTGGGGCCCCTGGCTGCCAGACGTGTGCGGCCTGTGGTCCAGGCCTCCACGGCCCGCCGGGAGACACAGATGCGCAGGTGCTGGTGCTGGAGCCGGCGCTGCCCGCACTGGTCAGCTGTGGCTCCAGCCTGCATGGCCGCTGCTTCCTGCATGAGCTAGAGCTGCACGGGACAGTAGTGCACCTGGCGCCGCCAGCCTGCCTCTTCTCTGCACACCAAAACCGACCCGAGGACTGCCCCGACTGTGTGGCTAGCCCTCTGGGCACCCTTGTGACCGTGGTTGAGCAGGGCCATGCCTCCTACTTCTATGTGGCATCCTCATTGAACACGACAGTGGCCGCCAGCTTCAGCCCGCGCTCGGTGTCCATCCGGCGCCTCAAGGCCGACGCCTCAGGATTCGCACCAGGCTTTCCAGCGCTGTCAGTGCTGCCGTCGCACCTCACTTCCTACCATATTGAATACGTATACAGTTTCCACTCGGGAACCTTCGTCTATTTCCTGACCGTGCAACCAGCGAACGTAGCAGCCGCTCCTGGTGCCTTACACACGCGCCTGGCGCGGCTTAGCGCTGCCGAGACGGACCTGGGTGATTACCGCGAGCTCATCCTTGACTGCCATTATGAGCCTAAACGTCGGCGACGTGGGGCCCCTGAGGGTGGGCAGCCCTACCCAGTGCTGCGCGCAGCCCACACGGCTCCGGTGGGCGGCCAACTGGCTGCTGAGCTGAGCATCGCTGAGAGCCAGGAAGTGTTATTCGGGGTTTTTGGGGCTAGCAGAGACAGCAGCCCCGGTGTGAGTCCCAACTCTGTCGTCTGTGCCTTCCCCATCGACCTGATGGACACTCTCATCGACCAAGGTGTAGAGCGCTGTTGTGAGTCTTCGGTCCATCCCGGCCTCCGGCGAGGCCTCGACTTCTTCCAGTTGCCCAGTTTATGCCCCAACCCG CCTGGCCTAGAGGCCCCCAGCCCCAATGCCAGCTGCTACCACTTCCCTCTGCTGGTCAGCGGCAGCCTTCTACGTGTGGACCTGTTCAACGGGCTGTTAGGACCAGTGCAGGTCACCGCGCTGCATGTGACACGCCTCGACAATGTCACAGTTGCCCACATGGGCACAGCTGATGGGCGCATCTTGCAG GTGGAGCTGGCCAGATCTTTCAACTTCTTGCTGTATGTATCCAACTTCTCACTGGGCAGTAATGGGCAGCCCATTCAACGGGATGTCAGTCGCCTTGGGGATCATCTGCTCTTTGCCTCTGGGGACCAG GTCTTCCAGGTACCTATCCAAGGCCCTGGCTGCCGCCACTTCCTCACCTGTTGGCGTTGCCTGAGGGCACAGCGTTTCATGGGCTGTGGATGGTGTGGGGGCATGTGTGGCCGGCAGAAGGAGTGTCCTGGCTCCTGGCAACAGGACTATTGCCCACCTGAGCTTACTGAG TTCTACCCCCACAGTGGACCCCTAAGGGGCAGCACAAAGCTGACCCTGTGTGGCTCCAACTTCTACCTGTACCCTGCTGGACTAGTGCCTGAGGGCACTCATCGGGTCACCGTGGGGGAAAGTCCCTGCCGAGTACTGGCCAAGGACAGCTCAAACCTCAG CCCAGTGCCCCGGAAGGACTTTGTAGAGGAGCTTGAGTGTGAGCTGAAGCCCTTGAGCACACAGGCAGCCGGGCCTGCCAACATCAGCCTCACCGTGACCAACATGCCAAGGGGCAAGCACTTCTGGGTAGACGGCACCTCCATGCTGCAAGGCTTCTCTTTCCTG GAGCCAGTGCTGAGAGCAGTACAACCCCTATTTGGCCCAAAGGCAGGGGGTACCTGCCTCACCCTTAAAGGCCAGGACCTGTCTGCAGGCACCAGCCAGGCTGTGTTGGTCAATGGGACTGAGTGCCTGCTGAAACA GGTCACTGAGGGGCAGCTTTTATGTATCACGccccctggggctgctgtggccaGCGTTCCCATTCAGCTGCAGGTGGGAGGTGCTGAGGTGCCTGGCTCCTGGACCTTCCACTATCAGGAAGACCCCGTCATTCTGGGCATCAGCCCCAACTGTGGCTACAC TGGCTCCCGTGTCACCATCCGTGGCCAGCATCTGACTTCAGTGTGGCATTTAGTGCTATCTTTCCAGGATGGGCTTAGGGCAGTGGAAAATAGG CAGTGTGAAGGGCAGCTCCCGGAGCAGCATTGGTGTCGCCTGCCTGAATATGTGGTCCGAGGCCCCCAGGGGTGGGTGACGGGGAACCTGAGTGCCTGGGGGGATGGAGCTCCTGCTTTCACACTTCCTGGCTTTcgcttcctgcccccaccccatccacccaGCACCAAACTGGCCCCACTGAAGCCTGAGGAGCATGCGATTAAGTTTGAG TATATTGGGCTGGGCTCTGTGGCTGATTGTGTGGATGTGAACGTGACCGTGGGTGGTGAGAGCTGCCAGCACGAGCTCCGGGGGGATGTGGTCATctgtcccctgcccccctccctgcAACTTGGCAAGGATGGCACCCCACTGCAG GTCTGCGTGAATGGTGAATGTCACATCCTGGGCAGGGTAGTGCAGCAAGCCCGACAGAGGTTCCCACAGAGGACACTCCTTGGTGTCCTGCTGGCCCTGCTCCTACTTGTGGCCACTGCATTAGTCTTCAACTACCGGCGGAAGAAGCAGCTAG CCCCTGCCATTGATGGTCTGGATTCCACCACTCGGGTCCACAGAGCGTCCTTCTCAGACAGTAGGGATGGGTCCTGTATCCCACTGCTGCAGACAGAGTCCATCCAGCTTGGGGACCTGGACTCTTCACTCTTGGCCGAGGTCAAGGATGTGCTGATTCCCCATGAACATGTGGTTACCCACAGTAACCAAGTCATTGGCAAAG GGCATTTTGGAGTTGTCTACCATGGAGAATACACAGACAAGGCCCAGAATCGAATCCACTGTGCCGTCAAGTCACTGAGTC GCATCACAGAGGTACAGGAGGTGGAGGCCTTCCTACGTGAGGGACTGCTCATGCGTGGTCTGCACCATCCAAATGTGCTGGCTCTCATCGGTATTGTGCTGCCACCTGAAGGGCTGCCTTGTGTGTTACTGCCCTTTATGCGACATGGAGACCTGCTCCGGTTCATCCGCTCGCCCCAGCGG AACCCCACGGTGAAGGACCTCATCAGCTTCGGCCTGCAGGTAGCCCACGGCATGGAGTACCTGGCAGAGCAGAAATTTGTGCACAGGGACCTAGCTGCTCGGAACTGCAT GCTGGATGAATCATTCACAGTCAAGGTGGCTGACTTTGGTCTGGCTCGCTATGTCCTGGACAAGGAGTACTACAGTGTTCGGCAGCACCGCCATGCTCGCCTACCTGTCAAATGGATGGCACTGGAGAGCCTCCAGACCTACAAATTCACTACCAAGTCTGACGTG tGGTCGTTTGGTGTGCTGCTATGGGAGCTGCTGACACGAGGTGCCCCACCATACCCCAACATTGACCCTTTTGACCTCACTCACTTCCTGGCTCAGGGTCGGCGCCTGCCTCAGCCTGAGTATTGTCCCAATTCTCT GTATGCAGTGATGGAGCGCTGCTGGGCAGAGGACCCTGCAGCACGACCCACCTTCAGGATGCTAACAGGGGAAGTGGAGCGCGTGGTGGCCGCACTGTATGGCGACCACTATGTGCAGCTGCCCACGGCCTATGTGAACCTGGGCCCTGGTGCCTTGAATGAGGTGAACATGCCCCTGGAGCAGTCACCATCCCCACCCATGCGGAGGAGCATGGGGCAGTCCCGGCCCCTCCTAGAACCACCAAGACCCACATGA
- the MST1R gene encoding macrophage-stimulating protein receptor isoform X4, translating into MTLLPPPSQPTLLLLPLLLPTLPATGGSWQCPRTPYAASRDFDVKYVVPSFLAGGPIQALTTYDGAGEGSAVFVATRNRLHVLGPGLQPVESLVTGPAGAPGCQTCAACGPGLHGPPGDTDAQVLVLEPALPALVSCGSSLHGRCFLHELELHGTVVHLAPPACLFSAHQNRPEDCPDCVASPLGTLVTVVEQGHASYFYVASSLNTTVAASFSPRSVSIRRLKADASGFAPGFPALSVLPSHLTSYHIEYVYSFHSGTFVYFLTVQPANVAAAPGALHTRLARLSAAETDLGDYRELILDCHYEPKRRRRGAPEGGQPYPVLRAAHTAPVGGQLAAELSIAESQEVLFGVFGASRDSSPGVSPNSVVCAFPIDLMDTLIDQGVERCCESSVHPGLRRGLDFFQLPSLCPNPPGLEAPSPNASCYHFPLLVSGSLLRVDLFNGLLGPVQVTALHVTRLDNVTVAHMGTADGRILQVELARSFNFLLYVSNFSLGSNGQPIQRDVSRLGDHLLFASGDQVFQVPIQGPGCRHFLTCWRCLRAQRFMGCGWCGGMCGRQKECPGSWQQDYCPPELTEFYPHSGPLRGSTKLTLCGSNFYLYPAGLVPEGTHRVTVGESPCRVLAKDSSNLSPVPRKDFVEELECELKPLSTQAAGPANISLTVTNMPRGKHFWVDGTSMLQGFSFLEPVLRAVQPLFGPKAGGTCLTLKGQDLSAGTSQAVLVNGTECLLKQVTEGQLLCITPPGAAVASVPIQLQVGGAEVPGSWTFHYQEDPVILGISPNCGYTGSRVTIRGQHLTSVWHLVLSFQDGLRAVENRCEGQLPEQHWCRLPEYVVRGPQGWVTGNLSAWGDGAPAFTLPGFRFLPPPHPPSTKLAPLKPEEHAIKFEYIGLGSVADCVDVNVTVGGESCQHELRGDVVICPLPPSLQLGKDGTPLQVCVNGECHILGRVVQQARQRFPQRTLLGVLLALLLLVATALVFNYRRKKQLALSPNLDNPASLNRTTGAVSLPMLHSGSDCRNGLAAPAIDGLDSTTRVHRASFSDSRDGSCIPLLQTESIQLGDLDSSLLAEVKDVLIPHEHVVTHSNQVIGKGHFGVVYHGEYTDKAQNRIHCAVKSLSRITEVQEVEAFLREGLLMRGLHHPNVLALIGIVLPPEGLPCVLLPFMRHGDLLRFIRSPQRNPTVKDLISFGLQVAHGMEYLAEQKFVHRDLAARNCMLDESFTVKVADFGLARYVLDKEYYSVRQHRHARLPVKWMALESLQTYKFTTKSDVWSFGVLLWELLTRGAPPYPNIDPFDLTHFLAQGRRLPQPEYCPNSLYAVMERCWAEDPAARPTFRMLTGEVERVVAALYGDHYVQLPTAYVNLGPGALNEVNMPLEQSPSPPMRRSMGQSRPLLEPPRPT; encoded by the exons ATGACGCTCCTCCCGCCGCCGTCTCAGCCCACcctgttgctgctgccgcttctgctgccgaCCTTGCCGGCGACGGGTGGGTCCTGGCAGTGCCCGCGCACCCCCTACGCCGCCTCCCGCGACTTTGATGTGAAGTACGTGGTCCCCAGCTTCTTGGCCGGCGGCCCGATACAGGCTCTGACGACCTACGATGGCGCTGGGGAAGGGAGTGCCGTGTTTGTGGCCACACGCAATCGCCTGCACGTGCTTGGGCCTGGTCTGCAGCCAGTCGAGAGCCTGGTCACGGGCCCTGCTGGGGCCCCTGGCTGCCAGACGTGTGCGGCCTGTGGTCCAGGCCTCCACGGCCCGCCGGGAGACACAGATGCGCAGGTGCTGGTGCTGGAGCCGGCGCTGCCCGCACTGGTCAGCTGTGGCTCCAGCCTGCATGGCCGCTGCTTCCTGCATGAGCTAGAGCTGCACGGGACAGTAGTGCACCTGGCGCCGCCAGCCTGCCTCTTCTCTGCACACCAAAACCGACCCGAGGACTGCCCCGACTGTGTGGCTAGCCCTCTGGGCACCCTTGTGACCGTGGTTGAGCAGGGCCATGCCTCCTACTTCTATGTGGCATCCTCATTGAACACGACAGTGGCCGCCAGCTTCAGCCCGCGCTCGGTGTCCATCCGGCGCCTCAAGGCCGACGCCTCAGGATTCGCACCAGGCTTTCCAGCGCTGTCAGTGCTGCCGTCGCACCTCACTTCCTACCATATTGAATACGTATACAGTTTCCACTCGGGAACCTTCGTCTATTTCCTGACCGTGCAACCAGCGAACGTAGCAGCCGCTCCTGGTGCCTTACACACGCGCCTGGCGCGGCTTAGCGCTGCCGAGACGGACCTGGGTGATTACCGCGAGCTCATCCTTGACTGCCATTATGAGCCTAAACGTCGGCGACGTGGGGCCCCTGAGGGTGGGCAGCCCTACCCAGTGCTGCGCGCAGCCCACACGGCTCCGGTGGGCGGCCAACTGGCTGCTGAGCTGAGCATCGCTGAGAGCCAGGAAGTGTTATTCGGGGTTTTTGGGGCTAGCAGAGACAGCAGCCCCGGTGTGAGTCCCAACTCTGTCGTCTGTGCCTTCCCCATCGACCTGATGGACACTCTCATCGACCAAGGTGTAGAGCGCTGTTGTGAGTCTTCGGTCCATCCCGGCCTCCGGCGAGGCCTCGACTTCTTCCAGTTGCCCAGTTTATGCCCCAACCCG CCTGGCCTAGAGGCCCCCAGCCCCAATGCCAGCTGCTACCACTTCCCTCTGCTGGTCAGCGGCAGCCTTCTACGTGTGGACCTGTTCAACGGGCTGTTAGGACCAGTGCAGGTCACCGCGCTGCATGTGACACGCCTCGACAATGTCACAGTTGCCCACATGGGCACAGCTGATGGGCGCATCTTGCAG GTGGAGCTGGCCAGATCTTTCAACTTCTTGCTGTATGTATCCAACTTCTCACTGGGCAGTAATGGGCAGCCCATTCAACGGGATGTCAGTCGCCTTGGGGATCATCTGCTCTTTGCCTCTGGGGACCAG GTCTTCCAGGTACCTATCCAAGGCCCTGGCTGCCGCCACTTCCTCACCTGTTGGCGTTGCCTGAGGGCACAGCGTTTCATGGGCTGTGGATGGTGTGGGGGCATGTGTGGCCGGCAGAAGGAGTGTCCTGGCTCCTGGCAACAGGACTATTGCCCACCTGAGCTTACTGAG TTCTACCCCCACAGTGGACCCCTAAGGGGCAGCACAAAGCTGACCCTGTGTGGCTCCAACTTCTACCTGTACCCTGCTGGACTAGTGCCTGAGGGCACTCATCGGGTCACCGTGGGGGAAAGTCCCTGCCGAGTACTGGCCAAGGACAGCTCAAACCTCAG CCCAGTGCCCCGGAAGGACTTTGTAGAGGAGCTTGAGTGTGAGCTGAAGCCCTTGAGCACACAGGCAGCCGGGCCTGCCAACATCAGCCTCACCGTGACCAACATGCCAAGGGGCAAGCACTTCTGGGTAGACGGCACCTCCATGCTGCAAGGCTTCTCTTTCCTG GAGCCAGTGCTGAGAGCAGTACAACCCCTATTTGGCCCAAAGGCAGGGGGTACCTGCCTCACCCTTAAAGGCCAGGACCTGTCTGCAGGCACCAGCCAGGCTGTGTTGGTCAATGGGACTGAGTGCCTGCTGAAACA GGTCACTGAGGGGCAGCTTTTATGTATCACGccccctggggctgctgtggccaGCGTTCCCATTCAGCTGCAGGTGGGAGGTGCTGAGGTGCCTGGCTCCTGGACCTTCCACTATCAGGAAGACCCCGTCATTCTGGGCATCAGCCCCAACTGTGGCTACAC TGGCTCCCGTGTCACCATCCGTGGCCAGCATCTGACTTCAGTGTGGCATTTAGTGCTATCTTTCCAGGATGGGCTTAGGGCAGTGGAAAATAGG TGTGAAGGGCAGCTCCCGGAGCAGCATTGGTGTCGCCTGCCTGAATATGTGGTCCGAGGCCCCCAGGGGTGGGTGACGGGGAACCTGAGTGCCTGGGGGGATGGAGCTCCTGCTTTCACACTTCCTGGCTTTcgcttcctgcccccaccccatccacccaGCACCAAACTGGCCCCACTGAAGCCTGAGGAGCATGCGATTAAGTTTGAG TATATTGGGCTGGGCTCTGTGGCTGATTGTGTGGATGTGAACGTGACCGTGGGTGGTGAGAGCTGCCAGCACGAGCTCCGGGGGGATGTGGTCATctgtcccctgcccccctccctgcAACTTGGCAAGGATGGCACCCCACTGCAG GTCTGCGTGAATGGTGAATGTCACATCCTGGGCAGGGTAGTGCAGCAAGCCCGACAGAGGTTCCCACAGAGGACACTCCTTGGTGTCCTGCTGGCCCTGCTCCTACTTGTGGCCACTGCATTAGTCTTCAACTACCGGCGGAAGAAGCAGCTAG CCCTTTCTCCAAACCTGGATAACCCGGCATCCCTGAACAGGACCACTGGAGCTGTGTCTCTACCTATGCTTCACTCAGGGTCTGACTGCAGAAATGGCCTTG CAGCCCCTGCCATTGATGGTCTGGATTCCACCACTCGGGTCCACAGAGCGTCCTTCTCAGACAGTAGGGATGGGTCCTGTATCCCACTGCTGCAGACAGAGTCCATCCAGCTTGGGGACCTGGACTCTTCACTCTTGGCCGAGGTCAAGGATGTGCTGATTCCCCATGAACATGTGGTTACCCACAGTAACCAAGTCATTGGCAAAG GGCATTTTGGAGTTGTCTACCATGGAGAATACACAGACAAGGCCCAGAATCGAATCCACTGTGCCGTCAAGTCACTGAGTC GCATCACAGAGGTACAGGAGGTGGAGGCCTTCCTACGTGAGGGACTGCTCATGCGTGGTCTGCACCATCCAAATGTGCTGGCTCTCATCGGTATTGTGCTGCCACCTGAAGGGCTGCCTTGTGTGTTACTGCCCTTTATGCGACATGGAGACCTGCTCCGGTTCATCCGCTCGCCCCAGCGG AACCCCACGGTGAAGGACCTCATCAGCTTCGGCCTGCAGGTAGCCCACGGCATGGAGTACCTGGCAGAGCAGAAATTTGTGCACAGGGACCTAGCTGCTCGGAACTGCAT GCTGGATGAATCATTCACAGTCAAGGTGGCTGACTTTGGTCTGGCTCGCTATGTCCTGGACAAGGAGTACTACAGTGTTCGGCAGCACCGCCATGCTCGCCTACCTGTCAAATGGATGGCACTGGAGAGCCTCCAGACCTACAAATTCACTACCAAGTCTGACGTG tGGTCGTTTGGTGTGCTGCTATGGGAGCTGCTGACACGAGGTGCCCCACCATACCCCAACATTGACCCTTTTGACCTCACTCACTTCCTGGCTCAGGGTCGGCGCCTGCCTCAGCCTGAGTATTGTCCCAATTCTCT GTATGCAGTGATGGAGCGCTGCTGGGCAGAGGACCCTGCAGCACGACCCACCTTCAGGATGCTAACAGGGGAAGTGGAGCGCGTGGTGGCCGCACTGTATGGCGACCACTATGTGCAGCTGCCCACGGCCTATGTGAACCTGGGCCCTGGTGCCTTGAATGAGGTGAACATGCCCCTGGAGCAGTCACCATCCCCACCCATGCGGAGGAGCATGGGGCAGTCCCGGCCCCTCCTAGAACCACCAAGACCCACATGA